In Streptomyces sp. NBC_01426, one genomic interval encodes:
- the pafA gene encoding Pup--protein ligase, which produces MDRRIFGLENEYGVTCTFRGQRRLSPDEVARYLFRRVVSWGRSSNVFLRNGARLYLDVGSHPEYATPECDNLIELVTHDKAGERILEGLLVDAERRLHEEGIAGDVYLFKNNTDSAGNSYGCHENYLVARHGEFSRLADILIPFLVTRQLICGAGKVLQTPRGAVYCVSQRAEHIWEGVSSATTRSRPIINTRDEPHADAERYRRLHVIVGDSNMSETTMLLKVGATDLVLRMIEAGTVMRDLTLENPIRAIREVSHDITGQRKVRLASGREASALEIQREYYDKAVDFAERRGIRTGVVDQVLELWGRTLDAIDAEDLDRIGTEIDWVMKYQLIERYRAKHNMTMSNPRVAQIDLAYHDIHRRRGLYYLLERKGQAARICNDLKIFEGKSVPPQTTRARLRGDFIRRAQEQRRDFTVDWVHLKLNDQAQRTVLCKDPFRSVDDRVEKLIAGM; this is translated from the coding sequence ATGGACCGCCGCATTTTCGGGCTGGAGAACGAGTACGGCGTCACGTGCACGTTCAGGGGACAGCGCCGACTGTCTCCTGACGAAGTGGCGCGCTACCTCTTCCGCCGTGTTGTGTCATGGGGCCGCAGCAGCAATGTCTTCCTGCGGAACGGCGCCCGCCTCTACCTCGACGTGGGTTCGCATCCGGAATATGCAACTCCCGAATGCGACAACCTGATCGAACTGGTCACCCACGACAAGGCCGGCGAGCGCATTCTCGAAGGCCTGCTCGTCGACGCCGAACGCCGCCTGCACGAGGAGGGAATCGCGGGCGACGTCTACCTCTTCAAGAACAACACCGACTCGGCGGGCAATTCTTACGGCTGCCACGAGAACTATCTCGTGGCGCGGCACGGAGAATTCTCCCGTCTGGCGGACATCCTCATTCCCTTCCTCGTCACGCGCCAGCTGATCTGTGGCGCGGGCAAGGTGTTGCAGACCCCGCGGGGCGCGGTCTACTGCGTCAGTCAGCGGGCCGAGCACATCTGGGAGGGTGTCAGCTCCGCCACGACGCGTTCGCGGCCGATCATCAACACCAGGGACGAGCCGCACGCAGACGCCGAGCGGTACCGGCGGCTGCACGTGATCGTCGGTGACTCGAACATGTCCGAGACCACCATGCTGCTCAAGGTCGGGGCCACCGATCTGGTGCTGCGCATGATCGAGGCGGGCACCGTGATGCGGGACCTGACCCTGGAGAACCCGATCCGGGCGATCCGCGAGGTCAGTCACGACATCACGGGGCAGCGCAAGGTGCGCCTGGCGAGCGGTCGCGAGGCCTCCGCCCTGGAGATCCAGCGCGAGTACTACGACAAGGCCGTGGACTTCGCGGAGCGCCGGGGCATCCGCACGGGTGTCGTCGACCAGGTCCTGGAGCTGTGGGGTCGCACGCTCGACGCGATCGACGCGGAGGACCTGGACCGGATCGGGACCGAGATCGACTGGGTCATGAAGTACCAGCTGATCGAGCGGTACCGGGCCAAGCACAACATGACCATGTCGAACCCGCGGGTCGCCCAGATAGACCTCGCGTACCACGACATCCACCGTCGGCGCGGTCTGTACTACCTGCTGGAGCGCAAGGGGCAGGCGGCGCGGATCTGCAACGACCTCAAGATCTTCGAGGGCAAGTCGGTGCCCCCGCAGACGACCAGGGCGCGGCTGCGCGGCGACTTCATCCGCCGGGCGCAGGAGCAGAGGCGGGACTTCACCGTCGACTGGGTGCACCTGAAGCTGAACGACCAGGCGCAGCGGACGGTGCTGTGCAAGGACCCGTTCCGGTCGGTGGACGACCGGGTGGAGAAGTTGATCGCCGGGATGTGA
- a CDS encoding endonuclease domain-containing protein, with protein MLCFSCNAALGQFKDRPDVTRRAAAYVEGNLWNPTLVAQGVYRQPS; from the coding sequence GTGCTGTGCTTCAGCTGCAACGCAGCCTTGGGGCAGTTCAAGGATCGGCCGGACGTCACAAGGCGTGCAGCCGCTTACGTGGAAGGAAACCTGTGGAACCCAACACTCGTAGCACAGGGCGTCTACCGGCAGCCTTCCTGA
- a CDS encoding tRNA (adenine-N1)-methyltransferase, protein MSEPTGAARRRGPFEVGDQVQLTDPKGRHYTFTLEAGKNFHTHKGSFPHDELIGAPEGSVVRTTGNVAYLALRPLLPDYVLSMPRGAAVVYPKDAGQILAFADIFPGARVVEAGVGSGSLSSFLLRAIGDQGMLHSYERRADFAEIATANVERYFGGPHPAWQLTVGDLQDNLSDTDVDRVILDMLAPWECLEAVSKALVPGGILCCYVATTTQLSRTVESIREFGCYAEPQPWESMIRNWHVEGLAVRPDHRMIGHTGFLVTARRLADGVEPPMRRRRPSKGAYGEDYDGPGSQSRGGAADRD, encoded by the coding sequence ATGTCCGAACCGACCGGTGCCGCCCGCCGACGCGGGCCCTTCGAGGTCGGGGACCAGGTTCAGCTCACCGACCCCAAGGGCCGCCACTACACGTTCACGCTCGAAGCCGGGAAGAATTTCCACACCCACAAGGGTTCCTTCCCGCACGACGAGCTGATCGGTGCTCCCGAGGGCAGTGTTGTCCGTACCACGGGCAACGTCGCGTACCTCGCGCTGCGTCCCCTGCTCCCCGACTATGTCCTGTCCATGCCCCGCGGTGCCGCCGTGGTCTACCCCAAGGACGCCGGCCAGATCCTGGCCTTCGCCGACATCTTCCCCGGCGCCCGCGTCGTCGAGGCAGGCGTCGGATCCGGCTCCCTGAGCAGCTTCCTGCTGCGCGCCATCGGCGACCAGGGCATGCTCCACAGCTACGAGCGCCGCGCGGACTTCGCCGAGATCGCCACCGCCAACGTCGAGCGCTACTTCGGCGGCCCGCACCCCGCGTGGCAGCTGACCGTGGGCGACCTCCAGGACAACCTGTCCGACACCGATGTCGACCGCGTGATCCTCGACATGCTCGCCCCCTGGGAATGCCTGGAGGCCGTCTCCAAGGCCCTCGTCCCCGGCGGCATCCTGTGCTGCTACGTCGCCACCACCACCCAGCTCTCGCGCACCGTCGAGTCCATCCGCGAGTTCGGCTGCTACGCCGAACCGCAGCCCTGGGAATCGATGATCCGCAACTGGCACGTCGAGGGCCTGGCCGTCCGCCCGGACCACCGGATGATCGGCCACACCGGCTTCCTCGTCACCGCCCGCCGCCTCGCGGACGGAGTCGAACCGCCCATGCGCCGCCGCCGCCCCTCCAAGGGCGCCTACGGCGAGGACTACGACGGTCCCGGCAGCCAGTCACGCGGCGGCGCCGCCGACCGCGACTGA
- a CDS encoding ubiquitin-like protein Pup, with product MATKDTGGGQQKATRSTEEVEEAAVEESTDLKERQEKLSDDVDSVLDEIDDVLEENAEDFVRSFVQKGGE from the coding sequence ATGGCGACCAAGGACACCGGCGGCGGACAGCAGAAGGCGACGCGCTCGACCGAGGAGGTCGAGGAGGCGGCGGTCGAGGAATCGACCGACCTCAAGGAGCGCCAGGAAAAGCTCTCCGACGACGTCGACTCGGTACTTGACGAGATTGACGATGTCCTCGAGGAGAACGCCGAGGATTTCGTTCGGAGTTTCGTACAAAAGGGCGGCGAATAG
- the prcB gene encoding proteasome subunit beta translates to MEPNTRSTGRLPAAFLTPGSSSFMDFLGAHQPEMLPGNRKLPDGVVEAPHGTTIVATTFPGGVVLAGDRRATMGNMIAQRDIEKVFPADEYSAVGIAGTAGLAVEMVKLFQLELEHFEKVEGTTLSLEGKANRLSTMIRGNLGMAMQGLAVVPLFAGYDEAKEKGRIFSYDVTGGRSEEHGFAATGSGSIFARGSMKKLYRPDLTEEQATTLVVQALYDAADDDSATGGPDLYRHIYPIVTVITDEGFRRLTDDESQALARSVTDRRLEQPDGPRAALL, encoded by the coding sequence GTGGAACCCAACACTCGTAGCACAGGGCGTCTACCGGCAGCCTTCCTGACGCCGGGGTCCTCGTCCTTCATGGACTTCCTCGGGGCGCACCAGCCCGAGATGCTGCCGGGGAACCGCAAGCTCCCCGACGGTGTCGTCGAGGCGCCGCACGGGACGACGATCGTCGCGACGACGTTCCCGGGCGGTGTGGTGCTCGCCGGTGACCGGCGGGCGACCATGGGGAACATGATCGCCCAGCGGGACATCGAGAAGGTGTTCCCGGCCGACGAGTACTCCGCGGTGGGCATCGCGGGTACGGCCGGCCTCGCCGTCGAGATGGTGAAGCTGTTCCAGCTGGAGCTGGAGCACTTCGAGAAGGTGGAGGGGACGACCCTCTCGCTGGAGGGCAAGGCGAACCGCCTGTCCACCATGATTCGCGGCAACCTCGGCATGGCGATGCAGGGGCTGGCCGTCGTGCCGCTCTTCGCGGGCTACGACGAGGCCAAGGAGAAGGGTCGGATCTTCTCCTACGACGTGACGGGCGGTCGCTCCGAGGAGCACGGGTTCGCCGCCACCGGATCCGGTTCGATCTTCGCTCGCGGGTCGATGAAGAAGCTGTACCGCCCCGACCTGACGGAGGAGCAGGCCACCACGCTGGTCGTGCAGGCGCTGTACGACGCGGCCGACGACGACTCGGCGACGGGTGGTCCGGACCTCTACCGCCACATCTATCCCATTGTCACCGTCATCACCGACGAGGGCTTCCGCCGGCTGACCGACGACGAGTCGCAGGCGCTGGCCCGTTCGGTGACCGACCGTCGGCTGGAGCAGCCCGACGGTCCGCGCGCCGCCCTGCTCTGA
- the dop gene encoding depupylase/deamidase Dop: MTVRRVMGIETEYGISVPGHPNANAMLTSSQIVNAYAAAMHRARRARWDFEEENPLRDARGFDLAREAADNSQLTDEDIGLANVILTNGARLYVDHAHPEYSSPEITNPLDAVLWDKAGERIMAEAAERAAQLPGAQPIHLYKNNTDNKGASYGTHENYLMKRETPFSDIVRHLTPFFVSRQVVTGAGRVGIGQDGREHGFQISQRADYFEVEVGLETTLKRPIINTRDEPHSDAEKYRRLHVIIGDANLSEISTYLKLGTTALVLSMIEDGFINVDLAVDQPVRTLHQVSHDPDLGHLITLRSGRTLTAVQLQMEYFELARKYVDERFGSDADEQTKDVLARWEDVLGRLETDPMSLSGELDWIAKREILEGYRRRDSLEWDAARLHLVDLQYADVRPEKGLYNRLVARGKMKRLVDETAVERAEGKPPEDTRAYFRGRCLEQYADDVAAASWDSVIFDLPGQDSLQRVPTLEPLRGTRAHVKELLDRCRTAEELVRVLSGR; encoded by the coding sequence ATGACCGTACGGCGAGTAATGGGGATCGAGACGGAGTACGGGATCTCCGTCCCGGGGCACCCGAACGCCAATGCCATGCTCACCTCGTCCCAGATCGTCAACGCCTACGCGGCGGCGATGCACCGGGCGCGCCGCGCCCGCTGGGACTTCGAGGAGGAGAATCCGCTGCGGGACGCCCGCGGCTTCGACCTCGCCCGCGAGGCCGCCGACAACAGCCAGCTGACCGACGAGGACATCGGCCTCGCCAACGTCATCCTCACCAACGGCGCCCGGCTCTACGTCGACCACGCGCACCCCGAGTACAGCTCCCCGGAGATCACCAATCCGCTCGACGCCGTGCTCTGGGACAAGGCCGGCGAACGGATCATGGCCGAGGCCGCCGAACGGGCCGCACAGCTCCCCGGAGCCCAGCCGATCCACCTCTACAAGAACAACACCGACAACAAGGGCGCCTCCTACGGCACGCACGAGAACTACCTGATGAAGCGGGAGACCCCCTTCTCGGACATCGTGCGCCACCTCACCCCCTTCTTCGTCTCCCGGCAGGTCGTCACGGGCGCGGGACGCGTCGGCATCGGGCAGGACGGGCGCGAGCACGGCTTCCAGATCAGCCAGCGCGCGGACTACTTCGAGGTCGAGGTCGGCCTGGAGACCACCCTCAAGCGGCCCATCATCAACACCCGCGACGAACCCCACTCCGACGCCGAGAAGTACCGCCGGCTCCACGTGATCATCGGCGACGCGAACCTGTCGGAGATCTCCACCTACCTCAAGCTCGGCACCACCGCCCTGGTGCTGTCGATGATCGAGGACGGCTTCATCAACGTGGACCTGGCCGTGGACCAGCCGGTGCGCACCCTCCACCAGGTCTCCCACGACCCCGACCTCGGCCACCTGATCACGCTGCGCAGCGGGCGGACGCTGACCGCCGTGCAACTCCAGATGGAGTACTTCGAGCTGGCCAGGAAGTACGTGGACGAGCGGTTCGGGTCCGACGCGGACGAGCAGACCAAGGACGTCCTCGCTCGGTGGGAGGACGTACTGGGCCGGCTGGAGACGGACCCGATGAGCCTGTCCGGCGAGCTGGACTGGATCGCGAAGCGGGAGATCCTGGAGGGCTACCGCCGACGGGACAGCCTCGAATGGGACGCGGCCCGCCTGCACCTGGTCGACCTCCAGTACGCGGACGTACGGCCGGAGAAGGGCCTGTACAACCGTCTGGTGGCCCGCGGCAAGATGAAGCGCCTGGTGGACGAGACGGCCGTGGAACGGGCCGAGGGCAAGCCTCCGGAGGACACCAGGGCCTACTTCCGGGGCCGGTGTCTGGAGCAGTACGCCGACGACGTGGCCGCGGCCTCCTGGGACTCGGTGATCTTCGACCTGCCGGGCCAAGACTCGCTCCAGCGGGTCCCCACCCTGGAGCCGCTGCGCGGCACCAGGGCCCATGTGAAGGAGCTCCTGGACCGCTGCCGGACGGCGGAGGAACTGGTACGGGTGCTCTCGGGCCGCTGA
- a CDS encoding MFS transporter has translation MAAGYAELLKTRHAARLLVGTLIGRLPNGTAAIAIVLFTRAEGGSYSLAGALAAAYGVANAVGQPLLGRAVDLYGQPRVQLPAAVVSALGMAWLALAGTGSAVVAYTAVVVAGLFTPPLEGGLRALWPGVLGGKEERVHVAYAMDAVAQEVMFTVGPLLVTLFVALWDPAVALLVINGIGVLGALSVVVSEPSRAWRSAPREAHWLGALRSRGLLALLGAFFFVGTALGSITVAGVAYADGHGGQAVYGWLMAALGLGALVGGVVYGARQWAGAAERRLRMLVALLAVCYPPLMLTPGPVGMTALAALAGVFLAPAIACAFIVVDRHAPRGTVTEAFSWLVTFFGVGAAIGTAVAGPAVELGDTRAGFAVASVAGAAALVVLMATQRVLAAPVRGGVVAGVGGAAAEGSEEGSADPLIRN, from the coding sequence ATGGCCGCGGGTTACGCGGAGCTGCTCAAGACCAGGCATGCCGCGAGGCTGTTGGTGGGCACGCTCATAGGGCGGTTGCCCAATGGCACCGCAGCCATCGCGATCGTGTTGTTCACCCGGGCGGAGGGGGGCAGCTACAGCCTGGCGGGTGCGCTGGCGGCGGCGTACGGGGTGGCCAACGCGGTGGGGCAGCCCCTGCTGGGGCGGGCCGTGGACCTGTACGGACAGCCGCGGGTGCAGTTGCCGGCCGCGGTGGTCTCCGCGCTGGGCATGGCCTGGCTGGCGCTCGCCGGGACCGGGTCCGCGGTGGTGGCGTACACGGCCGTGGTCGTGGCGGGGTTGTTCACGCCTCCCCTGGAGGGTGGGCTGCGCGCGTTGTGGCCGGGGGTGCTCGGCGGCAAGGAGGAGCGGGTCCACGTGGCGTACGCCATGGACGCGGTGGCGCAGGAGGTCATGTTCACGGTCGGTCCCCTGCTGGTGACGCTCTTCGTCGCGTTGTGGGATCCGGCGGTGGCGCTGCTGGTGATCAACGGCATCGGCGTGTTGGGCGCGCTGTCGGTGGTGGTCTCGGAGCCGTCCCGTGCGTGGCGTTCCGCTCCGCGCGAGGCGCACTGGCTGGGGGCGCTGCGCTCGCGGGGGTTGCTGGCGCTGTTGGGGGCGTTCTTCTTCGTGGGTACGGCGCTGGGTTCGATCACGGTGGCCGGTGTGGCGTACGCCGACGGGCACGGTGGTCAGGCGGTGTACGGCTGGTTGATGGCGGCCCTGGGTCTGGGCGCGCTGGTGGGCGGTGTGGTCTACGGGGCCCGGCAGTGGGCCGGGGCGGCGGAGCGGCGGCTGCGGATGCTGGTGGCGTTGCTGGCGGTCTGCTATCCGCCGTTGATGCTGACGCCGGGGCCGGTGGGCATGACGGCGTTGGCGGCGTTGGCGGGGGTGTTCCTGGCGCCCGCGATCGCGTGCGCGTTCATCGTCGTGGACCGGCACGCTCCGCGGGGCACGGTGACGGAGGCGTTCTCCTGGCTGGTGACGTTCTTCGGGGTGGGTGCGGCGATCGGTACGGCGGTGGCCGGGCCCGCGGTGGAACTGGGTGACACGAGGGCCGGTTTCGCGGTGGCGAGCGTGGCCGGCGCGGCGGCGTTGGTGGTCCTGATGGCCACTCAGCGGGTGCTGGCCGCACCGGTGCGCGGCGGGGTCGTGGCGGGCGTCGGCGGGGCTGCCGCAGAGGGGTCGGAGGAGGGCTCCGCGGACCCTCTGATCAGAAACTGA
- the prcA gene encoding proteasome subunit alpha, which yields MSTPFYVSPQQAMADRAEYARKGIARGRSLVVLQYADGIVFVGENPSRALHKFSEIYDRIGFAAAGKYNEYENLRIGGVRYADLRGYTYDRDDVTARGLANVYAQTLGTIFSSAGEKPYEVELVVAEVGPTAAGDQIYRLPHDGSIVDEHGSVAVGGNAEQISTFLDQRHRDGMTLSEALKLAVQALSSQANGADKAIPAERLEVAVLDRTRAQQRKFKRIRGRQLARLLEADVPAAAQADAVSNDEVPEDDAE from the coding sequence GTGTCGACTCCGTTCTATGTTTCACCTCAGCAGGCCATGGCCGACCGGGCGGAATACGCCCGGAAGGGCATCGCCCGCGGTCGCAGCCTGGTCGTGCTGCAATACGCCGACGGCATCGTGTTCGTGGGGGAGAACCCGTCCCGCGCGCTGCACAAGTTCAGTGAGATCTACGACCGGATCGGCTTCGCGGCCGCCGGCAAGTACAACGAGTACGAGAACCTGCGGATCGGTGGCGTGCGCTACGCGGATCTGCGCGGATACACCTATGACCGCGACGACGTGACGGCCCGTGGGCTCGCCAACGTCTACGCGCAGACGCTGGGCACCATCTTCTCCAGTGCGGGCGAGAAGCCGTACGAGGTGGAGCTGGTCGTGGCCGAGGTCGGTCCGACGGCCGCGGGTGACCAGATCTATCGGCTGCCGCACGACGGTTCGATCGTGGACGAGCACGGCTCGGTCGCGGTCGGCGGCAACGCCGAGCAGATCAGCACGTTCCTGGATCAGCGCCACCGGGACGGGATGACGCTGTCCGAGGCGTTGAAGCTGGCGGTGCAGGCGCTGTCGAGTCAGGCGAACGGCGCCGACAAGGCGATTCCGGCGGAGCGGCTGGAGGTCGCGGTGCTGGACCGTACGCGGGCGCAGCAGCGGAAGTTCAAGCGGATTCGTGGTCGGCAGTTGGCGCGGTTGTTGGAGGCTGACGTGCCGGCGGCGGCGCAGGCGGATGCCGTGTCGAACGACGAGGTGCCGGAGGACGACGCCGAGTAG
- a CDS encoding ferredoxin: MTVQQEAPAGGAGETDASLEVWIDQDLCTGDGICVQYAPEVFELDIDGLAYVKSPEDELLQDVGATTPVPLTLLRDVVDSAKECPGDCIHVRRVSDRVEVYGPDAE; encoded by the coding sequence ATGACCGTGCAGCAGGAGGCTCCCGCGGGCGGCGCCGGCGAGACGGATGCGTCGCTTGAGGTCTGGATCGACCAGGACCTCTGCACCGGGGACGGCATCTGCGTGCAGTACGCCCCGGAGGTGTTCGAGCTGGACATCGATGGTCTGGCGTACGTGAAGAGCCCCGAGGACGAGCTTCTGCAGGACGTGGGGGCGACCACTCCGGTTCCTCTGACGCTGCTGCGGGACGTGGTCGACTCCGCGAAGGAATGTCCGGGTGACTGCATCCACGTAAGGCGCGTTTCGGACAGGGTCGAGGTCTACGGTCCCGACGCCGAGTGA
- a CDS encoding LacI family DNA-binding transcriptional regulator, with the protein MTRPTSRDVAAAAGVSQATVSLVLGDKWRGRVSERTADLVRESAAALGYRPNLAARNLRLGSTRTALLVVPALTNEFFARVYTGAARVAAAHGFGVVLYPSPDGTGPARDPFASARAALDGVIASSMAADALDALGREGLPLVMLDSDPASGTAAAHVNLAMADGMRQAVTHLLDHGHRRFLHLASAVDSWTFDIRAKALPALLGPSTELRTIRAPLTVHGARTAMEALLEAPGPRPTAVICDDDILAAGACKAARRLGLRVPDDLSVTGFDDLALATAVEPELTTVRLPAERVGEQGMSALLAVLDGTPWSAPDIPVELVVRDSTGPAPA; encoded by the coding sequence GTGACGAGACCCACCAGCCGGGACGTCGCCGCCGCCGCCGGGGTCTCCCAGGCCACCGTCTCCCTCGTCCTCGGCGACAAATGGCGCGGCCGCGTCTCCGAACGCACCGCCGACCTCGTCCGCGAGAGCGCCGCCGCCCTCGGCTACCGCCCCAACCTCGCCGCCCGCAACCTCCGCCTCGGCTCCACCCGCACCGCCCTCCTCGTCGTCCCCGCCCTCACCAACGAGTTCTTCGCCCGCGTCTACACCGGCGCCGCCCGCGTCGCCGCCGCACACGGCTTCGGCGTCGTCCTCTACCCCTCCCCCGACGGCACCGGACCCGCCCGCGACCCCTTCGCCTCCGCCCGCGCCGCCCTCGACGGAGTCATCGCCTCCTCCATGGCCGCCGACGCCCTCGACGCCCTCGGCCGCGAAGGCCTCCCCCTCGTCATGCTCGACAGCGACCCCGCCTCCGGCACCGCCGCCGCCCACGTCAACCTCGCCATGGCCGACGGCATGCGCCAAGCCGTCACCCACCTCCTCGACCACGGCCACCGCCGCTTCCTCCACCTCGCCTCCGCCGTCGACTCCTGGACCTTCGACATCCGCGCCAAGGCCCTGCCGGCCCTCCTGGGCCCCTCCACCGAACTGCGCACCATCCGGGCCCCCCTCACCGTCCACGGCGCCCGCACCGCCATGGAAGCCCTCCTGGAGGCCCCCGGGCCCCGACCCACCGCCGTCATCTGCGACGACGACATCCTCGCCGCCGGCGCCTGCAAGGCCGCCCGCCGCCTCGGCCTGCGCGTCCCCGACGACCTCTCCGTCACCGGCTTCGACGACCTGGCCCTGGCCACCGCCGTCGAACCCGAACTCACCACCGTCCGCCTGCCCGCCGAACGCGTCGGCGAGCAGGGCATGAGCGCCCTCCTCGCCGTCCTCGACGGCACCCCCTGGTCCGCCCCCGACATCCCCGTCGAACTCGTCGTCCGCGACTCCACCGGCCCCGCCCCCGCCTGA
- the arc gene encoding proteasome ATPase, which yields MAAHDDDNNRGIRPGRGSDDPAGQVAYLEQEIAVLRRKLADSPRHARILEERIVELQTNLAGVSTQNERLANTLREARDQIVALKEEVDRLAQPPAGFGVFLQSNEDGTVDIFTGGRKLRVNVSPSVEPEDLRRGQEVMLNEALNVVEAMEFERAGDIVTLKEILEDGERALVVGHTDEERVVRLAEPLLDITIRPGDALLLEPRSGYVYEVVPKSEVEELVLEEVPDIDYDKIGGLGDQIELIRDAVELPYLHPDLFKEHELRPPKGILLYGPPGCGKTLIAKAVANSLAKKVAEVTGQPAGKSYFLNIKGPELLNKYVGETERHIRLVFQRAREKASEGTPVIVFFDEMESLFRTRGSGVSSDVENTIVPQLLAEIDGVEGLENVIVIGASNREDMIDPAILRPGRLDVKIKIERPDAEAAKDIFAKYLKATLPLHTDDLSEHQDSRAGTVHSMIQTVVEQMYAETEENRFLEVTYANGDKEVLYFKDFNSGAMIQNIVDRAKKMAIKAFLEHKQKGLRVSHLLQACVDEFKENEDLPNTTNPDDWARISGKKGERIVFIRTLVTGKQGADTGRSIDTVANTGQYL from the coding sequence GTGGCAGCCCACGACGACGACAACAACCGCGGCATCCGGCCCGGGCGAGGGTCTGATGACCCCGCCGGCCAGGTTGCCTATCTCGAGCAGGAAATCGCCGTCCTGCGACGAAAGCTCGCCGACTCTCCGCGGCACGCGAGGATTCTCGAAGAGCGGATCGTCGAGCTCCAGACGAATCTGGCAGGCGTATCCACGCAGAACGAACGACTGGCGAATACCCTCCGTGAGGCCCGCGACCAGATTGTGGCCCTCAAAGAAGAAGTCGACCGGCTCGCCCAGCCGCCGGCCGGATTCGGTGTCTTCCTTCAGTCGAACGAGGACGGCACCGTCGACATCTTCACCGGAGGCCGAAAGCTTCGCGTGAACGTGAGCCCCAGCGTCGAACCGGAAGACCTCCGGCGCGGCCAGGAGGTCATGCTCAACGAAGCGCTCAACGTGGTCGAGGCCATGGAGTTCGAACGGGCCGGGGACATCGTCACCCTCAAGGAGATCCTCGAGGACGGCGAGCGCGCCCTGGTGGTCGGGCACACCGACGAGGAAAGGGTGGTGAGGCTCGCCGAGCCGCTCCTGGACATCACCATCCGCCCCGGCGACGCCCTCCTGCTCGAACCCCGCTCCGGCTACGTCTACGAAGTGGTGCCGAAGAGCGAGGTCGAGGAACTCGTCCTCGAAGAGGTCCCGGACATCGACTACGACAAGATCGGCGGCCTGGGCGACCAGATCGAGCTGATCCGCGACGCCGTCGAGCTCCCGTACCTCCACCCCGACCTCTTCAAGGAACACGAACTGCGGCCCCCCAAGGGCATCCTGCTCTACGGCCCTCCCGGCTGCGGCAAGACGCTCATCGCCAAGGCCGTCGCCAACTCCCTTGCCAAGAAGGTCGCCGAGGTCACCGGCCAGCCCGCCGGGAAGTCCTACTTCCTGAACATCAAGGGCCCCGAACTCCTCAACAAGTACGTCGGCGAGACCGAGCGGCACATCCGCCTCGTCTTCCAACGTGCCCGGGAGAAGGCGAGCGAGGGCACCCCCGTCATCGTCTTCTTCGACGAGATGGAATCCCTCTTCCGCACCCGCGGATCCGGTGTCAGCTCGGACGTGGAGAACACCATCGTCCCCCAGCTGCTCGCCGAGATCGACGGCGTGGAAGGCCTGGAGAACGTCATCGTCATCGGCGCCTCCAACCGCGAGGACATGATCGACCCGGCCATCCTGCGCCCCGGCCGTCTCGACGTGAAGATCAAGATCGAGCGTCCCGACGCCGAGGCCGCCAAGGACATCTTCGCGAAGTACCTCAAGGCCACCCTGCCCCTGCACACGGACGACCTGTCCGAACACCAGGACTCCAGGGCCGGCACCGTCCACAGCATGATCCAGACCGTCGTCGAGCAGATGTACGCCGAAACCGAGGAGAACCGCTTCCTCGAGGTCACGTACGCCAACGGCGACAAGGAAGTCCTCTACTTCAAGGACTTCAACTCGGGCGCGATGATCCAGAACATCGTGGACCGTGCGAAGAAGATGGCCATCAAGGCCTTCCTCGAGCACAAGCAGAAGGGCCTCCGGGTCTCCCACCTCCTCCAGGCCTGCGTGGACGAGTTCAAGGAGAACGAGGACCTCCCGAACACCACCAACCCCGACGACTGGGCCCGCATCTCCGGAAAGAAGGGCGAGCGGATCGTATTCATCCGCACGCTCGTCACCGGAAAGCAAGGCGCGGACACAGGACGTTCCATCGACACGGTGGCAAACACCGGTCAGTACCTCTGA